DNA sequence from the Acidobacteriota bacterium genome:
TGGTGGTGGGGGCCGCGGGGGAGCCGTTGACCATCTCCGCCATCGACCTCATCTCCGCTGACCGCCGGGTGCAGGGTTGGTCCTCGGGCACCGCCATCGACTCCACCGACACGATGGAGTTCGCTCAGCAGCACGGCATTCGGCCGATGATCGAGACCTTCCCGCTGGCCCAGGCCTCGGAGGCCATCGAGCACATGAAGAGCGGCAAGGTGCGGTTCCGCTCAGTGATCGAGGTCGCTGGTTCCTGAGTAGGTCTCGGAGGAGACCTGAGTAGGTTCGCAGGCGAGAGGCGTCCCGGTGGCTCTGGTCGGGGCCACTGGCCCGTCCGACAAGCCCGTCCTCAAGGGGCCCCGTGGGGGCTTCGGGGGCGGGTTTTTTGAGGCTTATCGCAAATATCTGAAGTTATCTGAGCCTGGTCCTTGCAATTCCTGGGGGCAGGTCTTACAATAATACTTGCTGCAGCACACATTGCTGCCGCAATGATTTCACAGCTTCTTCATCGAGAGGAAGGCATCCCCCGCCTTCCAAGAAGCTAGGAACCTCTTAAGAAAAAAGCAAAACACTATTCTTGAGATCTGTCTCACAAGGAGACACGACCATGAAGATCAAGGTTCAAAAATACGGCGGAAGTTCCGTCGCCGATCAACATAAATTACAGCACGTAGCCCGGCGCATCGTCCGGTCCCGCCAGTCGGGATACGGCATCGTCGTGGTGGTGTCCGCCATGGGCGACACCACCGAGGAGTTGCTGCAGGTGGCCCAGGGGCTTTCCAGGTCCCCGGATCGCCGAGAGCTGGACATGCTGCTGTCTTCCGGAGAGCGCATTTCCACGGCTCTGCTCACCCTCACCATTCAGGAGCTAGGGCAGGATGCCATCTCCCTCACCGGGGCCCAGAGCGGCATCATCACCTGCAATCGCCACTTCAACGCCGAGATCGACCGGGTCGAGCCGACCCGCATCATTGAGGAGTTGGAGCAGGGCAAGGTGGTGGTGGTGGCCGGATTCCAGGGTTCATCGCCGGAGGGAGAGACCACGACCCTCGGCCGGGGCGGCTCGGATACCACCGCCGTCGCACTGGCCGCGGCCCTCAACGCCGAACGGTGCGAAATCTTCAGCGACGTGGACGGTGTGTTCACCGCCGATCCGCGCATCGTCGAAGAGGCTCAGCCCCTGGAAGTCATCGATTACGAGGAGATGCTCGAGCTCGCCCGCCACGGCGCCAGCGTGCTCAAGACCGACGCGGTGAAATACGCCCGCGACCTGGGCGTGCCGCTGCGCGCCGCCTCCACGTTCAGCAACGCCCCCGGGACCATCGTCACCGGTCTCGAAGCGGAGCGCGGCAGTGAGCTGGAGATTCGCGGCGTGGCCTGTCACCGGGAGCTGATCCGGGTGGCCATGGAGCCCTGTGAGGAGCTGCAGAAGGCCGTGCTCGAAGCCGGCGGCAGCCCGGATGTCTATCTGGGCGGTGCGGTGAACGAACGCCACGAGATGCTGGTCAAGCCGGAGAGCGTCGCCGACGCCGAAGGCCTGCAGGAAACCCTCTTCGAAGAGTTCGGCTCGCGGGTCGAGGTGGACACGGGGTTCGGCTCCGTCTCCGTCATCGGCTGGGGGCTGGGCAACGCCGAGGACCATCGGCGCAGCTTCGAGCAGCTCGGCCGTCAGGTGGGTTCCACCAATGGTCGTCACGTTGCTTCCGACCACTCTTTCACCTATTTGTTGGAGAGCGAGCTGGTGGAGCAGACCACCCGCGCCCTGCATGGCAAGCTCATCACCTCCGCCTTGGAGGCCACCGCGGCCGGCCAGCTGGGAGGAGGCGCCAGCGCATGAGATTTCGTCACCCGCAGATGGAAGACGGCTCGGACCTCTGGCGTCTCGTAGGGGATGCCGGGACCCTCGAGCTCAACAGCGCGTACACCTATGTCCTGATGGCCACCCACTTTGCCGACACCTGCCTGTTGGCGGAGAGCGACGAGGGCGAGCCCCTCGGCTTCGTGGTGGCGTATCGGCCGCCGACCCATCCGGAGGCGGTCTTCGTCTGGCAGGTGGCGGTGGCGCCGGAAGCCCGCGGCCAAGGATTGGGCCGACGGCTGTTGGAAGAGCTGGTGGCCCGCACCGCCGAGGACGGCGTGCGCTATCTGGAGGCCACGGTGACGCCGGACAACGAGCCGTCCCGCAAGCTCTTCCGCAGCTTCGCCCGGGAGCTCGATACCGAGTGCCGGGTCGAGGACTTCATGGGCCAGGAGGTCTTCCCCCAGGACCATGAGGCGGAGGATCTTTTCCGCATCGGTCCCATCGAGGGCTCGGCCTTCGAAGCACTGGCCTCCTGAGCCAGTTTTCCAGATCTGGCCGAGCCTGAACGGCCAGCGCGGGACATCCCCCAGGTCGGTTTGCCGGCCCGGGGTCGACGTTTATCCGGGCTCCACGATTCAAAGATCCTTTTTACTCAAGTTTCAACCCTACCGATAAGCAAAGCGAGGATACTCATGTTACAGACCATCCAGCGAATGGAATCGGAGGTTCGCGGCTACTGCCGGAGCTTCCCGACCGTTTTTTCTACCGCCCGCGGTTCTCATCTCACCGACGTCGACGGCAAGCAATACCTCGACTTCTTCTCTGGCGCCGGCGTGCTCAGCTACGGCCACAATCATCCGCTGCTCAAGAAGCGCCTGCTGGAGTATCTGGAGAGCGACGGCGTCACCCACAGCCTGGATATGGCCACCGAAGCCAAGGTGCGCTTCTTGGAGCGCCTGGACGAGGTCATCCTGGGGCCCCGCCAGCTGCCCTACAAGGTGCAGTTCCCGGGGCCCACGGGTACCAACGCGGTGGAGTCGGCTCTCAAGCTGGCGCGCAAGGTCACCGGGCGGGAGCGCGTGCTCTTCTTCACCAACGGCTTCCACGGCATGACCCTGGGTTCGCTGGCGGTTACCGGCAACGCCTCCAAGCGCGCCGGCGCCGGCATTCCGCTGGCCAACGCCACCCCGGTGCCTTTCGATGGCTACCTGGGGTCCGAGGTGGATAGCCTGGACTTCCTGGAGACCGCGCTGGAGGATTCTTCCAGCGGCTTTGACAAGCCGGCGGCGGTGATCATCGAGACGGTGCAGGCGGAGGGCGGCGTCAACGTCGCCGGTCATGAGTGGCTGAAGCGTCTGGCGGCTCTATTGAAGC
Encoded proteins:
- a CDS encoding aspartate kinase, with translation MKIKVQKYGGSSVADQHKLQHVARRIVRSRQSGYGIVVVVSAMGDTTEELLQVAQGLSRSPDRRELDMLLSSGERISTALLTLTIQELGQDAISLTGAQSGIITCNRHFNAEIDRVEPTRIIEELEQGKVVVVAGFQGSSPEGETTTLGRGGSDTTAVALAAALNAERCEIFSDVDGVFTADPRIVEEAQPLEVIDYEEMLELARHGASVLKTDAVKYARDLGVPLRAASTFSNAPGTIVTGLEAERGSELEIRGVACHRELIRVAMEPCEELQKAVLEAGGSPDVYLGGAVNERHEMLVKPESVADAEGLQETLFEEFGSRVEVDTGFGSVSVIGWGLGNAEDHRRSFEQLGRQVGSTNGRHVASDHSFTYLLESELVEQTTRALHGKLITSALEATAAGQLGGGASA
- the ectA gene encoding diaminobutyrate acetyltransferase gives rise to the protein MRFRHPQMEDGSDLWRLVGDAGTLELNSAYTYVLMATHFADTCLLAESDEGEPLGFVVAYRPPTHPEAVFVWQVAVAPEARGQGLGRRLLEELVARTAEDGVRYLEATVTPDNEPSRKLFRSFARELDTECRVEDFMGQEVFPQDHEAEDLFRIGPIEGSAFEALAS
- the ectB gene encoding diaminobutyrate--2-oxoglutarate transaminase, encoding MLQTIQRMESEVRGYCRSFPTVFSTARGSHLTDVDGKQYLDFFSGAGVLSYGHNHPLLKKRLLEYLESDGVTHSLDMATEAKVRFLERLDEVILGPRQLPYKVQFPGPTGTNAVESALKLARKVTGRERVLFFTNGFHGMTLGSLAVTGNASKRAGAGIPLANATPVPFDGYLGSEVDSLDFLETALEDSSSGFDKPAAVIIETVQAEGGVNVAGHEWLKRLAALLKRHGVLLIVDDIQVGCGRTGPFFSFEKAGIVPDIVCLSKALSGYGLPLAVVLMKPEHDIWEPGEHNGTFRGHNPAFVTATATLELWEGEGLTPQTEAKTKLVETQLREMAENHPDLVVDVRGRGLIQGVELVDDLAVRLSRECFQNGLIIETAGPSDEVLKLLPALTTPEAELKTGLDIISSGLDAVARAHAA